TGTATGTAGCCAGAATCACATCTTCTGTTCCTGttgttctctggcactcagcaggGAGAGCTGCCCCTTCAGCCCCCTGCACCCGCCCGCACACCGGACAGCAGTGACCTCACCACCTCCTGAGGCCCGGAACTCGCTCCTGTCATTTGATGCCAGGCACAGCCTTAACCTGTTGAGTCTCTGCTGCCTCCACACTTCTGAACCTGCCTGAAGCCAGGGACGCTGGTGGatgttgcatctttttttttttttttaatataacagcaaaagagacacagatgtatggatgTTGCATCTCTTCTGGCTAGTACTTCTTTCTTTTGTCATTTGGATCTCAGACTCTGGGTctcagataaataaaaaaaaagcagtcAAAATCGCTGCTCTGTGCGTTTTCCTCTTAGAGGTTATGTTATTCAAccggggtgtatgtgtgtgtttgagggGTGTGGAGCAGTGTCTTTCCCAGCTGGGAATCAAAGTTCCCAGGATCCAGTCACCTAGCAGGATTTCTCCACTTAGCAGCTTCTCTTCACTCATTCCATCCCTCTGAtatctagagcatgggctcaagtggccaaaataaagTCCAGATGACCAAATAAATGGTCATTTCAATATACTTGGTAATCTGCTTTCCCAGGACAGAGAGTAGAGGGCCAGCCCAGGGAATACTGGGCCATACTTCAAAGCAACATTTGCTCTTCTCCAGGATTCTGAGCAGATGGTGGGGCAGTGGTAGAAAACACCTCCTTTGCCCCTGTGGTCAACAGCAATGCAACAACAGGCAGGACCCCTTCCTTCCTGCCCGAGAAAGAGAtctctctgtgttttatccaagATGCAAAAGGATACCTCACAGCAATGATCTGTTTCAGACTTTCCCGTCACCCCCAAGACACACTGTCTGCAAGTCTGAAGGATGCCACCACGCAGCCTCATCACAATCACCTCCCACAGAAGGAACCCAGCTTCCCAAAGCCCCAGAACACCCTGGCTCAGACATTGACATTGCAGCGTTCCTCTAGGAGCCCGAGCGCCCCGCCCTGTGTTGCCTGGTTTAGTGTGACTAGGGGACTTATCTCCACCTTCTTCGTGTGACTACGGCTCCTAGATCATCGCTCAAGGTGTGGGGGGTGTCCGGCTCCTCCCAGTGTCCCCACTGCTAACCCAGCCTTTCATGGAGCAGCGGCTCCATAAAGGTCTTTGGAATACATGAGCCAGTGAGCAGGGGGCTCAATTCATTATCCACTGATTCCTTAAATAACCCAGGCAAATCCAAATGAACAAGACATTATTTAGTTTTTGAAAATGACACACAAGAAGGACAGAACCATGAATTCACTACAATTACTTTTATCATCTCTTCCATCATCAATATTACTGCCAAGTAAGCTCACTTTTCCAAAACAGTTCTAATTCCAATTCCATTGCATCCTGTTCAGGACCACAAAACACAATGGAAGAGTCTCCAATCTCTTTtacaaaacagcaaaactctTGCTCACAATCTGGGTAAGCGCAAATGCACTGTGATCAGCATCATTCACGAAGCTGAGACACTGAAGTTTATTTACCATTCTATGAAAACAATCAAAGTCTGAAAATTATCTAAGGAGAACTGGTGAATCTCCATGTcatcacacagaaaacaaatgcaaTGAAGCTATACACTGGTTCCCCAAACTGCCCCAGGCCCTCACTTCTGAGAAGGCTGACCGCTCCCTCTTCAATCTCAGAGCGAAGGCTCACCTGGATGCTGCTCTGGCTCAGTCCGCCTCATCGTCCTCCCTTGCAGCCTCTGCAGACTGCAGTGGGAAGGCCCTCAAAGCCCTTTGTTTGACCCTGAGCAGAAATGCCATGATTTCCCACTTGCTGGTCTCCGCATAAGCCCGGGGACCCCACAGGAACTCATAGCGAGCAGGGTGGCTGTAAGGCACCTGCCGGTACTCCAGGTacccctcctgcacccacacgTGGGTCAGAAGCGTCCTGGGCTCCCCAAAGATGCAGTGCACACTCCCAGCATACACACCCAATCTGCTGAGTGCTCCCCAGACCTTCTGCTCAGGGGCACGGTCTCCATTCCGCATGATCAGGTTGAGGACCAGCACCAGGAGGCCGGCCTTGGGGATGCTCTGCCCACTGCTCAGCATTGCGTTGCAGCTGAGGCCCAGGATGGAGACCATGATGTAGATGTGCTCCCTGGGGTCCACCTCCTTCACCTCCACGCCAAAGACCAGCTGCAGGCACTGCGAGGCTTGGCTGAAGACCACCGGGAAGTACTCCTGGTTATCCCTGAGGACCTTATTCAGCATTTCCGCCTGGGAGGTCGGCTCCTTGGCTCGATACTTGAGGAGCAGGAACTTCATTAGGCTAGCTATCATCTCATTCAGCGCTTCCTGGGGCAAGGACTCCCCAGTGCCTAAGGAGGACACTGTGGGGGAGGAGGCCGAGGCAGATGCAGCCACCCCTGCCTCAGCCCCCAAGAGCTGCGCATTCACCGGGCCCTGGGCCTCGCCAGGGTCCTGAAAATCTTCCTCGGGCTTGCTCAGCTCACTCATCTCGACCACGAGCGTGATGCCTGGGATCAAACCACAGACAGGAGTCAGCCAGGGTGACAGATGGGGACCACGGGCCAGGCTGGGGGAGAGAGGGGCTGTGAATGGCCTCAGCTGAGCACCACACCCTGGGCGGACTGACACAGGCAACTTACAGGTCTCCGCTTGAGGGGTGCTCTCAGACCTCACAGGGGCAAGCCTCCGGGGCAGCCAGTCCCCTGGCTACTGAAAGGAGGAAGTGAGGTGGCTCCGCAGGGTACAGTCAGCACAGTCCAAGACTTCCGAGGCTGACAAGGTGGGGGATTAGGCCCTTGGGTGGTCCCTTCTGTTCTGGGGTGGGGAGCCCCCGGTGCACACTCAGGGTACCCTCCTCACCTTGACTCCTGGTACTGCCTGCACCTTCTCTGCCCTCTGACCTCAGGGCACGCGCCTcagtcctctgccttcccctcctggttcctgcagctcctgtgagAAAAAGGGAAGGGGGCAGCTCGGGGGTAtcctgtggcacagccctgagcctTCTGTGACAGTACGCGGGGTGGACTCTGTGAGGTCCCCCCAGTTGTGTGGGTGGGAGGTCCCCTCAGGGCTTCCTTGTAGTGCTCACCTTGCCCCTGGCACCACCTGGTCCCTCCCCTCTGGGGGCCTGCATGGAAATTCAGAACAAGATCCCAGCCTCAACAGAAAGCGCTGAGGGGCTCCACATGCTGCCGAACCTGCCCAGGGCTTCCTGTGGGTTCTAGGCTGGGGACATGCTCGGTCCTCAGCTCCTCCTCACGTCCTGCCTGGCCTCCCAGCACTGACCACAAGGGCGGGGGTCTGCTTAGTCCTCCCTCGGGTTTGGGGAGTTCAGCCTCTGCCGACCTGAAGCCTCTGCCCTCCGCCCAAATAAACCTCACCTCCCGGGGTCCCTAAGCCAGAAGTCAAGAAACTGCTCACCCCACTCTAGGGCCTCCCAGAGTCCCCACAAGGGCTAGGATCCCTGCCTCCCTGTTGGGTCTTTCCGCTTCAGTCCATCCTCGCATGCAGCCTGGCCCTCAGGCAGGACCGGAGATTGTCCCGTCCGCCATTTTGAGACCCCGCCGCTTTCACAAGATCCCCGGTCTCTCTCAGACCAGCATGTAAGAAAGGCAGACAGACAGAATGTGCTCCCAGGGCCGACTACAGGGGCGGGGATCTGTGGGGTTCCCTCGCTCCTCATGCAGGGTCCCCTCAGTCCTCCTTCAGGCACCTCACCTGCCTCCGGCCGGGACCTGGGATTCTCGCCTCTCCCCAGCTGAAGCCCCGCCCCTTATACCACCCCCAGTCTCTCCAAGACCCGGATGTCAGGAAGTCAGACCATGCCTGCTGCGCTCCTCCGACCCCCACAGTTGCCCTGGACTGACGGCAGAGATGAGCTTCTCTGAGGTACCCTCTGATTGGGGTTCAGGGTCCTCTAGTTCCTCCTCAGGGTCCTCAACCTGACACCCCACCGGACCTGGGAATCGGACCACCTAAGGCCCCGCCCCACATGCAAGGTCCCCAGTCTGAGATCCCGACCGACCGAGGTCAGGAAGTCAGCCCCCCTACCAGGTCTCCAGTCTGAGATCCGGATATGAGGAAGTGAAACCACGCACGTTGGGCTCATCCTACCCCAGGGCCGCCAAGGACCAGCAGCAGCTACAGGCTTCTCCGAGGTCTCCTCTGATTGGGGTCCAGAGTCCGCTCGGTCCTCCCTCAGGGTCCTCAACTTGAAACTCTGGAGGAGCTGGGCTTCTTCCCTCTGCTCACCCGAGGCCACGCCCCCTTTCCCAGGTCCCCAGTTTCTCTGAGACCTGGATGTCAGGAAATGCAGCATGTGCTCAGCCACCCTCTGTGTTCCCTGAGCCTTGATGTGAGGGTCCCGCCTCGGGTCAACACTAGGGGCATCCCTGGATCTGCCAGGGCTCAAGATGAGGTCCCTGAGGGATGATAAAAGGTAACCCCACTGATCCCTGCCCCTGCTGTCAGCCCTGGGCCACCCTGGTGGTGGGATGAGGCACTTGGCAGCCTGTTCTGACTTCCGCATCTGCATCTCAGAGACATTAGGCAACTGTTAGAAGGGGCAGGGCCTCAGATGGGAAGAGGGGGAGATCTTAGTTCTTTTGAGGGTCAAGGTGAAGACACTAAGGGAAGACTGAGAGGACGCTGGACCCCAGAGCAGAGTGGGGTCTGGGAGGACATAGGACAGATGAACCATGCTGCATTTCCTGACATCCAGGTGTCAGAGAGACTGGGGACCTGACATAACGGATGGGGCAcgagtggggagaggagagaatcGAAAGCCCTTGCACAGAGACAAGTTGAGGTCCCTGAGGGATGACTGAAGGGACCCCAAGCGAAGACTCTAGGGACCCCAAGGTAAGACTGATGGAACCCCACAGATCTCAGCCCCTGTTATCGGCCCTGGGAGCCCTTGGGGTGAGAAGAGCACACTAGGTCTGTCCTCTCTTCCTGAGTTCCGGGTCTGTGAGTGTGGGGACCAGGTGTGAGGAGCAGGGACCTCTTCCCACCTTTCCTAGTGGGGAGACGACAGAGCCTAGGTCCTACCGGAAGTCAAGGTGAACACCCTGAGCGAGGACTGAGGGTAGTCAGATCTCAGACCAGAGGGAACCTAGGTAGTCCCCAGGCAGGACAACTTCACGCCGCATTGCCTGACCTCCCCGTCAGAGAGACGGGTGAAAGCAGCAGAGCCTCCCGATTGCAGACAGGACACTTGCAGATCTTGCCTGGAGTACAGGCTCCATGCGAGGAGGGACCAAGACAGTTAGACCCCAACAGGGAGGGACTTGGCCCTTGCAGGAGGGTCTTGGAGGGCCCAGAGCAGGGTGGTGAGCAGGGTGAGCAGCTTCTTGACATCTGGCCTAGGGACCTCGTGAGGTGAGGTTTTTCGGGTGGAGTGCGGATGTCTTCAGGTTAGCAGAGGCTGGACACACCAATCCCGATGGAGGACTAAGCAGACCCCTGCCTCTGTGGTCAGTGCTGGGAGGCCAGGCAGGACGTGAGGAGGAGTTGAGGACCGAGCATCTCCCCAGCCTAGGACCCGTGGGATTCCCTGGGCAGGTGCGGCCTCTTGTGGGGCCCCTCAGCACTTTTTGTTCAGGCTAGGGTCTTGTTCTGAGTTTCCTTGCAGGTCCCCAGAGGGTAGGGACCAGGCTGTACCAGGGGAAAGGTGAGCACTGCAAGGGAGCCCTGAGGGGACCTCCCGCCACACAAAACTGAGGGGACCTCACAGAGTCCACCCCTCGTACTGTCacagaaggctgagggctgtgcCACAGGATACCCCCGAGCTGCGTCCTCCCTTTCTctcacaggagctgcaggaaccAGGAGGCGAAAGCAGAGGTCTGAGGCCCCTGTCCTGAGGTCAGAGAGCAGAGGTGGTCCAGGCAGTACCCGGAGTCAAGGTGAGGAGGGTGCCCTGAGTGTACACCAGGGGCTCCCCATCCCAGAACAGAGGGGACCCCACATGGGCCCAATCCCACCACCTTGTCAGCCTCGGAAGTCTTGGACTGTGCTGACTGCACCCTGGGGAGACAcctcacttccttcttcaggtagCCAGGGGACTGGATGCCCCGGAGGCTTGCGCCTGTGAAGTCTGAGAACACCTTTCAAGAGGAGATGCATAAGTGGCCTGTGGCCGCCCAGGGTGTGGTTTTCAGCTGAGGCTGTTCACAGCCCCTCTCTCCACCATCCAGGCCTGTGGTCCCCGTATGTCCCcatctgccccccgcccccctccgccgcctccctcctgcctcaggcTGTGGTTTGATCCCAGGCATCGCGCTCATGGTCGACATGAGTAAGCTGAGCAAGCTCGAGGAAGAACTTAGgacccaggcccagggcccaTTGGAGGCGCAGCTCTTGGGGCCTGAGGCAGGGGAGACTGCAattgccccccaccccagtctctgGCCTTGCCCCCGGTAGCTCTGAATGAGATGCTGGCTAACCTGATTAAGTTCCTGCTGCTCTGCATCCGGCCAAGGAGCTGACCTCCCAGGTGGAAATGCTAAAGAAGGTCCTTAGGGATAACCAGGAGCACTTTCTGGTGGTCTTCAGCCAAGCCTCACAGTGCCTGCAGCTGGTCTGTGGTGTGGAGGTGAAGGAGGTGGAACCCAGGGAGCACATCTACATCATGGTCCCCACCGTGGGCCTCACCTATGATATGATGCTGAACAGTGGGCAGGGCCTGCCCAAGGCCGGCCTCCCGGTACTGGTCCTCAGCCTAATCATGTGGAATGGAGACCGTGCCCCTGAGGAGAAGGTCAGGGGAGCACTCAGCAGGATGGGGAGCGGTGTTGAGAGTGAGCACTGCAACTTTGGGGAGCCCAGGGAGCTGCTTACCCACATGTGGGTACAGGAGGGGTACCTGGCATACCGGCAAGTGCCTGAAAGCCACCCTGCCCGCTCCGAGTTCCTGTGGGGTCCCCAGGCCTATGCAGAGACCAGCAAGTGGGACGTCGTGGCATTTCTGCTCAGGGTCCAACAAAGGGCTTTGAGGGCCTTCCCACCCCTGTCTACGTAGCCTGCAAGGGAGGAGGATGAGGCGGGCTGAGCCAGAGCAGCATCCAGGTGATCCTTCCCTCTGTGATTGAAGAGGGAGAGGTCAGCCTTCTCAGACGTGCTGGCCCAGGCCAGTTGGGGAAACTGGTGTATAGCATCTTTGGGTTCCTCTTCTCTATGATGACATGGAGATTCATCTGTTTTCCTTAGAGAACTTTCAaactttgattgtttttttttttttcatgattgttTTCATAGAAGGCTAAATAAACTTCAGTGTCTTAACTTAGTGAATGATGTTGATCACAGTGTGTTTGAACTTACCCAGTTTGAGAACAAGAGCTTCGCTGTTTTGTAAAAGAGATTGGAGACTCTTCCATTGTGTTTTGTGGTCCCGAACAGGATGCAATGGAATTGGAATTAGAACTGTTTTGGAAAAGTGAGCTTACGTAGCAGTACTATTGATGGGGGAAGAATTAGATGATAAAAGTAATTGTAGTGAATGCATGGTTCTGTCCTTCTTGTGTGTCATTTTCAAAAACTAAATTATCTCTGTTTATTTGGATTTGCCTGGGTCATTTTAGGAAGTAGCAGATAATGAATTGAGCCCCCTGCTCACTGGCTCGTGTATTCCGAAGATGTTTTTGGAGCCTCTGCTCTGTGAAATGCTGTGTTAGCAGTGGGGACACTAGGAGAAGCAGGACACCCCCACACCTAGAGCGACAGTCTAGGAGCTGCAGTCACATGAGGAAGGTGGAAAGACATGCCATAGTTGCAATGAACAGTGCAACACAGGGCGGGGTGGTGGGGTTACGGGAGGAGTGTTGGAGTGTCAGTGCCTGAGCCAGGGTGGTTTGGGGCTTGGGAAAGCTGGGTTCTTTCTGTGGGAGGTGACTGTGTTGAGGCTGGGTGGTGGCAACCCTCAGAGTTGCAGACAGTGTGTCTTGGGGGTGACGGGAAATTCTGAAGTGGATCGTTGCTGTGAGTGTCCTTTTGCATCTTGGATAAAGCCCAGAGAGATCTCTTTCTTGGGCAGGAAGGAAGGGGCCCTGGCTCTCATCACATTGCTCTTGATCACAGGGGCAAATGAGGTGTTTTCACAccgcatgctgctgctactgctgctaagccgcttcagtcgtgtctgactctgtgcgaccccatagacagcagcccaccaggctcccccgtccctgg
This Budorcas taxicolor isolate Tak-1 chromosome X, Takin1.1, whole genome shotgun sequence DNA region includes the following protein-coding sequences:
- the LOC128069485 gene encoding melanoma-associated antigen 10-like, translated to MSELSKPEEDFQDPGEAQGPVNAQLLGAEAGVAASASASSPTVSSLGTGESLPQEALNEMIASLMKFLLLKYRAKEPTSQAEMLNKVLRDNQEYFPVVFSQASQCLQLVFGVEVKEVDPREHIYIMVSILGLSCNAMLSSGQSIPKAGLLVLVLNLIMRNGDRAPEQKVWGALSRLGVYAGSVHCIFGEPRTLLTHVWVQEGYLEYRQVPYSHPARYEFLWGPRAYAETSKWEIMAFLLRVKQRALRAFPLQSAEAAREDDEAD